A stretch of Castanea sativa cultivar Marrone di Chiusa Pesio chromosome 2, ASM4071231v1 DNA encodes these proteins:
- the LOC142624960 gene encoding uncharacterized protein LOC142624960, translating to MVEGLFNEEEAEIIKEIPLSRVAAEDTLYWPYSSNGLYNCKSRYKYLKMEEDMMDRTHESVNTGDTQVWKQIWSMSVPQKVKTLLWRACREAMPTKHALFRRKITEEDLCVRCRVATDYSLHALWSCSELDVVWAEQELWSFRGEVQFEKKSGIGVVIRDNRGLVIASCSKVVHQMLGCSDIEAMAAAWALNFASDVGVRRAVLEGDSMAVITGLREDEKVLVPYGLLLEDAKFFSQQFDELLYSHTKRKGNNLAHSLTRYAIGIPDFLVWMEDVPSQLYSVFQTDLSDFY from the exons ATGGTGGAGGGGTTATTTAATGAGGAAGAGGCGGAAATCATCAAGGAAATCCCACTAAGCCGAGTTGCTGCGGAAGATACTTTGTATTGGCCCTACTCAAGTAACGGACTGTACAATTGCAAGTCAAGATATAAATACTTAAAAATGGAGGAGGATATGATGGACAGAACTCATGAATCGGTGAATACTGGAGATACACAGGTCTGGAAGCAAATTTGGTCCATGAGTGTACCACAAAAGGTGAAGACATTGCTGTGGAGGGCTTGCCGAGAAGCCATGCCAACTAAACATGCTTTGTTTCGGCGCAAAATTACAGAGGAAGATTTATGCGTGAGATGTCGAGTTGCCACAGATTATTCCCTACATGCTTTGTGGTCGTGCTCTGAGCTGGACGTGGTGTGGGCAGAACAGGAGCTGTGGAGTTTCCGTGGAGAAGTGCAATTC GAGAAGAAATCTGGTATAGGCGTAGTCATCAGAGATAACAGAGGTCTAGTAATTGCGTCATGTTCGAAGGTGGTGCACCAGATGCTAGGCTGTTCTGATATTGAAGCTATGGCTGCGGCATGGGCTCTAAATTTTGCATCAGACGTGGGTGTGAGGAGGGCTGTGTTAGAGGGAGACTCCATGGCAGTTATTACAGGTTTAAGGGAGGATGAGAAGGTGTTGGTGCCATACGGACTACTATTAGAGGATGCAAAGTTTTTTTCTCAACAATTTGATGAGCTGCTTTACTCTCATACAAAGAGGAAAGGCAACAATTTAGCGCATAGTCTGACTAGATATGCAATAGGCATTCCAGATTTTCTAgtttggatggaggatgttccatcACAGCTTTATTCTGTATTCCAAACTGATTTATCGgacttttattaa
- the LOC142626017 gene encoding ureidoglycolate hydrolase, with product MAQRFPLLPFLLLCLFSSASIIAHQHEDSTTQTMEDFSGYPIHEPHSSIQNFASSSLSVDAESLQNQIDELATFSDTPAPSVTRILYTDKDVLARRYIKNLMGISGLSVREDAVGNIFGRWDGYEPNLPAVATGSHIDAIPYSGKYDGVVGVLGAIEAINSLKRSGFKPRRSLEIILFTSEEPTRFGISCLGSRLLAGSEVLVKALQTTVDGQNKSFLDAARAAGYAKDQDDLSSVFLRKGSYSAFVELHIEQGPILEEEGISIGIVTAIAAPASIKVEFEGNGGHAGAVLMPNRNDAGLAAAELALAVEKHVLESGSIDTVGTVGILELHPGAINSIPSKSHLEIDTRDIDEQRRNNVIEKIYQSAIKVEKDRGVRLSEFKIVNQDPPALSDKSITEAMEAASKELNLPHKLMISRAYHDSLFMARVSPMGMIFIPCYKGYSHKPEEYASHQDIANGVKVLALTLAKLSLN from the exons ATGGCCCAGAGATTCCCTCTTCTTCCATTTCTTCTGCTCTGCCTTTTCTCCTCTGCATCAATCATCGCTCATCAACATGAAGACTCCACAACCCAAACCATGGAGGATTTTTCTGGCTACCCAATTCACGAGCCTCACTCTTCTATCCAAAACtttgcttcttcttcactgTCTGTTGACGCTGAAAGTTTACAGAACCAG ATTGATGAACTTGCGACTTTCTCGGATACTCCTGCCCCATCAGTGACTAGGATCCTGTACACTGACAAGGATGTTTTGGCACGCAG GTACATCAAAAACTTGATGGGGATCTCTGGTCTCTCTGTTAGAGAAGATGCCGTTGGTAACATATTTGGCCGTTG GGATGGGTATGAGCCAAACCTTCCTGCAGTAGCAACAGGTTCTCACATTGATGCTATCCCATACTCTGGAAAGTATGACGGAGTCGTTGGCGTTTTAGGTGCTATAGAAGCTATCAATTCACTAAAGAG ATCTGGTTTTAAACCTAGAAGGTCACTGGAAATTATCTTATTCACCTCAGAAGAGCCTACTCGCTTTGGGATCAGCTGCTTGGGAAG CCGCTTATTGGCAGGAAGCGAGGTACTTGTGAAAGCTCTGCAAACAACAGTTGATGGTCAAAATAAATCCTTTCTAGATGCTGCTAGAGCTGCTGGATATGCTAAAGATCAAGATGACTTATCCAGTGTGTTTTTAAGGAAAGGAAGTTACTCTGCTTTTGTGGAATTGCATATAGAGCAGGGCCCAATTCTGGAAGAAGAAG GTATTTCTATTGGGATAGTAACTGCCATTGCAGCCCCTGCAAGTATAAAAGTGGAATTTGAAGGCAATGGAGGCCATGCGGGCGCTGTCCTAATGCCAAATAG AAATGATGCTGGACTAGCAGCAGCAGAGTTGGCACTTGCTGTTGAGAAACATGTATTAGAATCTGGATCTATTGATACTGTTGGTACAGTTG GCATTCTGGAGCTGCATCCTGGAGCAATTAACAGCATCCCGAGTAAATCACACCTAGAAATTG ACACAAGAGACATTGATGAACAACGAAGAAACAATGTAATTGAGAAGATTTATCAATCTGCAATTAAAGTAGAAAAAGACCGTGGGGTCAGGCTATCcgaatttaaaattgtaaatcaGGATCCACCAGCACTTTCTGATAAATCAATAACCGAGGCAATGGAAGCTGCATCAAAAGAGTTAAACCTACCACACAAGCTGATGATTAGCAGAGCTTACCATGATTCACTATTTATGGCCAG AGTATCCCCAATGGGCATGATATTTATCCCATGTTACAAAG GTTACAGCCACAAGCCTGAAGAATATGCCTCCCATCAGGATATAGCAAATGGGGTGAAGGTATTAGCACTGACTCTTGCAAAGTTGTCCCTGAACTGA